A stretch of the Aegilops tauschii subsp. strangulata cultivar AL8/78 chromosome 4, Aet v6.0, whole genome shotgun sequence genome encodes the following:
- the LOC109741158 gene encoding E3 ubiquitin-protein ligase Os04g0590900-like, translating into MSSSTYRSPVFIGLLVVMSVALVLLLHHCILVSCCNGERIRRGSRRRGATARQQEEQPEESVGDLSSSSRVQLVAKPVVCRYRKDEEWSEPTCPVCLADFADGEAVRVLPECLHYFHADCIDTWLRAGNTSCPMCRAETTPTPSPSPAGSLHHQLSLDISLEDILIRT; encoded by the coding sequence ATGAGCTCGTCCACGTACAGGTCGCCGGTGTTCATCGGCCTCCTGGTGGTGATGTCCGTGGCCTTGGTGCTCCTTCTGCACCACTGCATCCTCGTCAGCTGCTGCAACGGCGAGAGAATCCGCAGGGGGAGCCGACGGCGAGGTGCCACGGCGCGGCAGCAAGAAGAGCAGCCGGAAGAGAGCGTGGGCGACCTGAGCTCGTCGTCGCGGGTGCAGCTGGTGGCGAAGCCGGTGGTGTGCCGGTACCGGAAGGACGAGGAGTGGAGCGAGCCGACGTGCCCGGTGTGCCTTGCGGACTTCGCGGACGGCGAGGCGGTGAGGGTGCTGCCGGAGTGCCTGCACTACTTCCACGCGGACTGCATCGACACCTGGCTCCGCGCAGGCAACACCAGCTGCCCGATGTGCCGCGCCGAGACcacgcccacgccgtcgcccagCCCCGCCGGGTCACTCCACCACCAGCTCTCCCTCGACATCTCCCTCGAGGACATCCTAATCCGCACGTAG
- the LOC109741166 gene encoding osmotin-like protein, whose amino-acid sequence MPTSKAFLILVLAVLTPMAATSQDTATNLTLHNLCAYPVWPLITPNIGLPAIPDLDDAASRLDGGGEGLVTLSFPSGAWSGRVVARTGCSSSDDYDSSSPSSSSPAAVTRCDTGMPPAPVTVAQVSVHGSGGLAEYSVSLVDGFNLPVMVTPHGFEQGRQCPSLGCAVDLDVDCPRDARAPAGGCRAQGQGHFFKERCPDTRTTPTDVEATPQRCIQPGELKIVFCPDSSY is encoded by the coding sequence ATGCCCACATCCAAGGCATTTCTCATCTTGGTGCTCGCCGTGCTCACTCCCATGGCGGCGACCTCCCAGGACACGGCGACGAACCTTACCCTCCACAACCTGTGCGCGTACCCCGTGTGGCCGCTCATCACTCCGAACATCGGCCTCCCCGCCATCCCCGACCTGGACGACGCCGCCAGCCGCCTCGACGGGGGCGGAGAGGGGCTCGTCACCCTGTCGTTCCCTTCCGGCGCGTGGTCCGGCCGCGTCGTGGCGCGCACCGGCTGCAGCAGCAGCGATGACTACgactcctcctccccctcctcctcctcgccggcggcGGTGACCAGGTGCGACACGGGCATGCCGCCGGCGCCGGTGACGGTGGCGCAGGTGAGCGTGCACGGGTCCGGCGGGCTGGCGGAGTACAGCGTGAGCCTGGTGGACGGGTTCAACCTGCCGGTGATGGTGACGCCGCACGGGTTCGAGCAGGGCCGGCAGTGCCCGTCCCTCGGCTGCGCGGTGGACCTGGACGTGGACTGCCCCCGCGACGCCAGGGCCCCCGCCGGCGGGTGCAGGGCCCAGGGCCAGGGGCACTTCTTCAAGGAGAGGTGCCCGGACACTCGGACGACGCCGACGGACGTGGAGGCCACGCCGCAGCGCTGCATCCAGCCCGGCGAGCTCAAGATCGTCTTCTGCCCCGATTCTTCCTACTAG
- the LOC109741164 gene encoding protein ALP1-like, whose amino-acid sequence MAPLRGAKRRKKAAAEKKAAMAAAAAGQGAPGGDWWDGFCMRMAGTLSSAEDAHRFESLFKMPRKTFNYVCSLVKDDMMVRASSYTFIDGTVLSLEDRVAVALRRLNSGGSLVTVGTSVGVNHSTVSLITWRFVEAVEARAGHHLRWPDSDEMAMIKSKFEKIHGLPNCCGVVDTTHIIMCLSSAEPNCKVWLDHEKNYSMVLQAVIDPDMRFTDIVTGWPGSMKESSILHSSGLFRLCENGARLNGSKLTVSDGSEVGEYVIGDAGYPLLPWLFTPYLDNDLSELKVEFNKRHSAARTVALKALARFKDTWKFLQGEMWRPDKHKLPRIIHVCCLLHNIVIDMEEDAAMDDAHISDDHDANYSQQVCQLSDEKAVRMRDKLSEHLNSS is encoded by the exons ATGGCGCCGCTTCGCGGGGCCAAGCGCCGCAAGAAGGCGGCCGCGGAGAAGAAGGCCGCAatggcggccgcggcggcggggcagggTGCGCCTGGCGGCGACTGGTGGGATGGCTTCTGCATGAGGATGGCAG GAACCTTATCCTCTGCGGAGGATGCACACAGATTTGAGTCTCTCTTCAAAATGCCCAGAAAAACTTTCAACTATGTTTGCAGCTTGGTAAAAGATGATATGATGGTAAGGGCTAGCAGCTACACCTTTATCGATGGGACGGTGCTGTCTTTAGAAGATCGAGTAGCTGTTGCTCTGAGAAGGTTGAACTCTGGTGGGTCGCTGGTGACCGTAGGAACCTCTGTTGGTGTGAACCACTCGACTGTCTCTCTGATAACTTGGAGATTTGTTGAAGCTGTGGAGGCACGAGCAGGCCACCACTTACGCTGGCCAGATTCGGATGAGATGGCGATGATCAAATCCAAGTTTGAGAAGATCCATGGTTTGCCAAACTGCTGTGGTGTAGTAGACACAACTCACATCATTATGTGTCTCTCTTCAGCTGAACCAAACTGCAAGGTGTGGCTAGACCACGAGAAGAATTACAGCATGGTATTGCAGGCTGTCATTGATCCTGATATGAGGTTCACAGACATTGTAACCGGTTGGCCAGGTAGCATGAAAGAGTCGAGTATTTTACACAGCTCTGGTCTCTTCAGGCTGTGCGAGAACGGTGCACGGTTGAATGGCAGCAAACTGACGGTATCAGACGGGTCAGAAGTTGGGGAATACGTAATTGGTGATGCAGGATACCCTCTTCTCCCGTGGCTGTTCACTCCTTACCTGGACAATGACCTCTCAGAATTGAAAGTGGAATTCAATAAGAGACACTCTGCAGCCAGAACAGTCGCGCTGAAGGCGCTGGCGAGGTTCAAGGACACATGGAAGTTCCTGCAGGGAGAGATGTGGCGCCCCGACAAGCATAAGCTGCCTCGGATAATCCATGTGTGCTGTCTGTTGCATAACATAGTGATAGACATGGAGGAGGATGCAGCCATGGACGACGCTCATATATCAGATGATCATGACGCTAATTACAGTCAGCAAGTGTGCCAGTTATCAGATGAGAAGGCTGTCAGGATGAGAGACAAACTGTCCGAGCACTTGAACAGCAGTTGA